One segment of Desulfosudis oleivorans Hxd3 DNA contains the following:
- the zapB gene encoding cell division protein ZapB, translated as MNEQETRQLHDQFDEIEKRVEQLFKTIESLETANIQLKDRINQLEQEVKEKAEAQERFVEEKALVRSKIDALIEKINHFKSLEGNATVGQQ; from the coding sequence TTGAACGAGCAGGAAACCAGACAACTGCACGATCAGTTTGATGAGATTGAAAAACGGGTTGAACAGTTATTTAAAACAATAGAGTCACTTGAAACGGCCAACATCCAGCTGAAGGATAGAATAAATCAGTTGGAACAAGAGGTTAAGGAGAAAGCAGAAGCACAGGAACGGTTTGTCGAGGAAAAGGCGTTGGTTCGGTCAAAAATCGACGCACTGATTGAAAAGATAAATCATTTCAAGTCTCTGGAAGGTAACGCAACAGTGGGGCAGCAGTAA
- a CDS encoding sugar phosphate nucleotidyltransferase, whose translation MSNSPVSIVILAAGLGTRMKSDKAKVLHEIAGKSMLSYVLDAALTVTACEHVVVVVGCQAEAVRAEAAKKGGVRFAFQERQLGTGHAVQCALDALSEETGDVVILCGDVPFIAGDTICRLVAAHRQEARAVTLLSVALENPTGYGRVIRDPEGNVSRIIEEADASEQEREINVVNAGIYCVKKDFLAWALSRIEPHNAQNEIYLTDIIGVAYTNKRRIGTLVCPDADEVIGVNSRADLARAEERMAAGLRGKTS comes from the coding sequence ATGAGCAACTCTCCTGTTTCTATTGTTATTCTGGCGGCCGGCCTTGGCACCCGGATGAAGTCCGACAAAGCCAAGGTGCTTCACGAGATCGCCGGTAAATCCATGCTCAGCTATGTGCTGGACGCAGCCCTGACAGTGACGGCCTGTGAACATGTCGTGGTGGTGGTGGGGTGCCAGGCCGAAGCCGTTCGGGCCGAGGCGGCGAAAAAGGGCGGGGTGCGGTTTGCCTTTCAGGAACGGCAGCTGGGCACCGGCCATGCGGTCCAGTGCGCCCTTGATGCCCTTTCTGAAGAGACCGGGGATGTGGTGATTCTGTGCGGGGATGTGCCGTTTATCGCAGGCGACACCATTTGCCGGCTGGTTGCCGCCCATCGGCAGGAGGCGCGGGCCGTGACGCTGCTGTCCGTTGCCCTTGAAAATCCAACCGGTTACGGCCGTGTCATTCGGGACCCGGAAGGGAATGTCTCCCGTATTATTGAGGAGGCGGATGCTTCGGAACAAGAGCGGGAAATCAATGTCGTCAACGCCGGTATCTACTGCGTGAAAAAGGACTTTCTGGCCTGGGCACTGTCCCGTATCGAACCCCACAACGCCCAGAACGAGATTTACCTGACCGATATAATAGGTGTTGCCTATACGAACAAGCGGCGGATCGGCACACTGGTCTGCCCGGACGCGGACGAGGTGATCGGTGTCAACAGCAGGGCCGACCTGGCCCGTGCCGAGGAGCGGATGGCAGCCGGTCTTCGGGGGAAAACTTCTTGA
- the rny gene encoding ribonuclease Y has translation MNIYTGVAGVAGVVIGYVLAVVIQNWLARKKVNEAREESRRIVEDARLRAENLVKEAKLEAKDRLFKMKSDFDAETADARKELKKLEQRLISKEENLDKKYDQMERREQEVVKKEKRAQKIEEEVEQKQAEYDHLLAEQKRQLEVVSGLTAEQAKEILVRSMEDEARHDAAKLIKKITTEAEEEAVKKAQKIISTAIHRYAGDYVAEKTVSVVELPGDEMKGRIIGREGRNIRALEAATGIDLIIDDTPEAVILSGFNPVRREVARISIQRLIADGRIHPARIEDVVKKVEVEVAATIKEAGEQAAFDLGVHGINPELVRILGSLKFRTSYTQNVLQHSIEVGFLCGIMAAELGLDQKLARRMGLLHDIGKAIDHEVEGPHALIGSNVALKYGESAEVAHAIGAHHEDVEPQSVYDVLVQASDALSGARPGARKELLENYIKRLEDLEKIANAFKGVATAYAIQAGRELRVMVEGEALSDEESVVLSRNIAKQIEENLTFPGQIKVTVIRETRAVEYANK, from the coding sequence ATGAATATATACACAGGTGTTGCCGGTGTTGCCGGTGTTGTGATCGGGTATGTGCTGGCGGTTGTGATACAGAACTGGCTGGCCAGAAAGAAAGTGAATGAAGCCCGGGAGGAGAGCCGGCGGATTGTCGAGGATGCCCGGTTGCGGGCGGAAAACCTTGTCAAGGAAGCCAAGCTGGAGGCCAAAGACCGGCTCTTCAAGATGAAGAGCGATTTTGACGCCGAAACCGCGGATGCCAGAAAGGAATTAAAAAAGCTTGAGCAGCGGCTGATCTCCAAAGAGGAGAACCTGGACAAGAAGTATGACCAGATGGAGCGGCGGGAGCAGGAGGTCGTCAAGAAGGAGAAGCGGGCCCAGAAGATCGAAGAGGAGGTCGAGCAGAAACAGGCTGAATACGATCACCTGCTGGCTGAACAGAAACGGCAGCTGGAGGTGGTGTCCGGACTGACGGCGGAACAGGCCAAGGAGATTCTGGTCCGCTCCATGGAGGATGAGGCCCGGCACGATGCCGCCAAGCTGATCAAGAAAATTACCACCGAGGCCGAGGAAGAGGCGGTCAAGAAGGCCCAGAAGATCATTTCCACGGCCATTCACCGGTACGCCGGCGACTATGTGGCGGAAAAGACCGTATCGGTTGTGGAACTGCCCGGCGACGAGATGAAGGGCCGCATCATCGGCAGGGAGGGCCGGAACATTCGGGCGCTGGAAGCGGCCACCGGCATCGACCTGATTATTGATGACACACCGGAGGCCGTGATTCTGTCCGGCTTCAACCCGGTGCGGCGTGAGGTGGCCCGTATTTCGATCCAGCGGCTGATTGCCGACGGCCGTATTCATCCGGCCCGCATTGAGGATGTGGTAAAAAAGGTCGAAGTCGAGGTGGCGGCAACGATAAAGGAGGCCGGCGAACAGGCGGCCTTCGACCTGGGGGTGCACGGTATCAACCCCGAGCTGGTGCGCATCCTGGGGAGCCTGAAGTTTCGTACCAGCTATACACAGAACGTGCTGCAGCATTCAATCGAGGTGGGCTTTCTGTGCGGCATTATGGCCGCTGAGCTGGGCCTGGACCAGAAGCTTGCCCGGCGCATGGGCCTGCTGCACGATATCGGCAAGGCCATCGACCATGAGGTGGAAGGCCCGCATGCCCTGATCGGCTCCAACGTGGCCCTGAAATACGGAGAGTCGGCGGAGGTGGCCCATGCCATCGGAGCTCATCACGAGGATGTGGAGCCTCAGTCGGTCTATGATGTCCTGGTGCAGGCATCGGACGCTCTTTCCGGTGCCCGGCCCGGTGCCCGCAAAGAGCTGCTGGAAAACTACATCAAGCGGCTGGAAGACCTGGAGAAGATCGCCAACGCGTTCAAGGGCGTTGCCACGGCCTACGCCATTCAGGCCGGCCGTGAGCTGCGGGTGATGGTGGAAGGCGAGGCCCTGTCGGACGAAGAGTCGGTGGTGCTGAGCCGCAACATTGCCAAGCAGATCGAGGAGAACCTCACCTTTCCGGGCCAGATCAAGGTGACAGTGATCCGGGAAACAAGAGCCGTCGAATACGCTAATAAATAA
- a CDS encoding cell division protein ZapA → MGEHITIHLFGKSYTFEADADVPNAHAVADLLEQEVTVVAKKAGGTAISRNPFAMLTQAALNIANECVGLRSDRHRMVQAVTTRSQALIQAMDARL, encoded by the coding sequence TTGGGTGAGCATATAACCATTCATCTTTTTGGTAAAAGTTATACATTTGAGGCGGATGCGGATGTTCCAAATGCGCATGCGGTGGCTGATTTACTGGAACAGGAGGTAACGGTGGTTGCAAAGAAGGCCGGCGGAACGGCCATTTCACGCAACCCCTTTGCCATGCTTACCCAGGCCGCGCTGAACATCGCCAATGAATGCGTCGGGTTGCGAAGCGACCGGCACCGGATGGTGCAGGCCGTGACCACCCGGTCCCAGGCGCTGATTCAGGCGATGGATGCCCGTCTGTAG
- a CDS encoding F0F1 ATP synthase subunit epsilon — MAENLRLEVVTPEKTVVSDDAQIVMAPGVLGEFGVLVNHTPFLTSLMPGALHYKDTGEKEHLLFVSDGFAEVLPDRITVLVESAERKEDIDLQRAEAARERAEKRLESGEDVDFVRAKAALTRAIQRIRVAGA; from the coding sequence ATGGCTGAAAATTTGAGGCTTGAAGTGGTTACCCCGGAAAAAACGGTGGTCAGCGACGACGCGCAGATCGTCATGGCACCGGGCGTTCTGGGTGAATTTGGTGTACTTGTCAATCACACCCCTTTTTTAACGTCCCTGATGCCGGGAGCCCTTCACTATAAAGATACAGGTGAAAAAGAGCACCTGCTGTTTGTCAGCGACGGCTTTGCCGAGGTGCTGCCCGACCGGATCACCGTTCTGGTGGAATCCGCCGAAAGAAAAGAGGATATCGACCTTCAGCGGGCCGAGGCCGCCAGAGAGCGGGCGGAAAAGCGGCTGGAGAGCGGGGAAGACGTTGATTTTGTCCGGGCAAAGGCTGCTTTGACACGGGCGATACAGCGGATTCGCGTAGCCGGCGCCTGA
- the tyrS gene encoding tyrosine--tRNA ligase produces the protein MSVVDILSERGFVEAFTHEQELRDLAAESAVTCYIGFDPTASSLHVGSLVPIMALAHMQRNGHRPIALVGGGTGLVGDPSGKTEMRQLITPETVEANIEGIQRQLSRFIDFDGGKALLVNNADWLTGLEYIPFLRDIGRHFSVNRMIKAESYRMRLESEEGLSFIEFNYMLLQAYDFLKLCGDRDCVLQMGGSDQWGNIVAGIDLVRRVLNRQVYGLTFPLITTSSGAKMGKTAAGAVWLDAERTSPYDYYQYWINTDDQDVARFLSLFTFLPMPEIQEVKRISGADLNSAKAVLAFEATRIAHGTDAAVQAHSDAAVNFGRRDIPQDLLPSSTIPRDAEGTGAAVSGTAPQTEMTMAELSEGIPAFVLFHTVGLADSKGQARRLIQQGGGYVNDRRIESDEYRVSAEDLDDAKIVLRAGKKRYHTIVVRKGA, from the coding sequence ATGAGCGTGGTAGACATACTGAGCGAACGGGGGTTTGTGGAGGCCTTTACCCACGAGCAGGAGCTGCGGGACCTGGCCGCTGAATCGGCCGTCACCTGCTACATCGGGTTTGATCCCACGGCCTCCAGCCTGCACGTGGGCAGCCTGGTGCCCATCATGGCCCTGGCCCACATGCAGCGAAACGGTCACCGGCCCATCGCCCTGGTGGGCGGCGGCACCGGCCTGGTGGGGGATCCCAGCGGCAAGACCGAGATGCGCCAGCTGATCACGCCGGAAACGGTTGAAGCAAACATTGAAGGTATTCAGCGCCAGCTTTCGCGGTTTATTGATTTTGACGGCGGTAAAGCCCTGCTGGTGAACAACGCGGACTGGCTGACCGGCCTGGAGTACATTCCATTTTTACGGGACATCGGCCGGCACTTTTCCGTGAACCGGATGATCAAGGCCGAGAGCTACCGCATGCGGCTGGAGTCCGAGGAGGGGCTGAGCTTTATCGAGTTCAACTACATGCTCCTGCAGGCCTACGACTTTCTCAAGCTGTGCGGGGACCGGGACTGCGTGCTCCAGATGGGCGGCAGCGACCAGTGGGGCAATATCGTGGCCGGCATCGACCTGGTCCGGCGGGTGCTCAACCGCCAGGTGTACGGGCTCACCTTTCCCCTGATCACCACCAGCAGCGGTGCCAAGATGGGAAAAACCGCTGCCGGCGCGGTCTGGCTGGATGCTGAACGTACCAGCCCGTATGATTATTACCAGTACTGGATCAACACCGACGATCAGGACGTGGCGCGGTTTCTTTCCCTGTTTACCTTTCTGCCCATGCCGGAAATCCAGGAAGTCAAGCGGATCAGCGGCGCCGACCTTAACAGCGCCAAAGCGGTGCTGGCCTTTGAGGCCACACGCATCGCCCACGGCACGGATGCGGCGGTCCAGGCCCACAGCGACGCCGCCGTCAATTTCGGGCGGCGCGATATTCCACAGGACCTGCTGCCCTCCAGCACCATACCGCGGGACGCGGAGGGAACCGGGGCCGCTGTATCGGGAACCGCGCCGCAGACGGAGATGACCATGGCCGAACTGTCCGAGGGCATACCGGCCTTTGTTCTGTTTCACACGGTGGGGTTGGCCGACAGCAAAGGCCAGGCCCGGCGGCTGATTCAGCAGGGCGGCGGGTATGTCAACGACCGGCGCATCGAATCCGATGAATACCGGGTTTCCGCCGAGGACCTGGACGACGCAAAGATCGTGCTGCGGGCCGGAAAAAAGCGGTATCACACGATTGTGGTGCGCAAGGGCGCTTAG
- the atpD gene encoding F0F1 ATP synthase subunit beta, which produces MSDNIGKVVQVMGPVVDVEFEPGKLPAILTALLITNTVINDEADNLVVEVAQHLGDNVVRTIAMDVTDGLVRGMPVKDTGAPITMPVGAASLGRVLNVVGKPVDGLGPVSREKTMPIHRPAPLFTEQDTSVNVLETGIKVIDLLVPFPRGGKMGLFGGAGVGKTVIMMEMVNNIAMQHGGISVFAGVGERTREGNDLYHEMKDSGVLPKAALIYGQMTEPPGARARVALSALTCAEYFRDVEGQDVLIFIDNIFRFTQAGAEVSALLGRIPSAVGYQPTLAVDLGGLQERITSTDKGSITAVQCVYVPADDLTDPAPATTFAHLDGTVVLSRQIAELGIYPSVDPLDSTSRILDAAYIGEEHYRVAREVQQTLQKYKELQDIIAILGMDELSDEDKVTVERARKLQRFLSQPFHVAEVFTGKPGSYVKIEDTVRSFKEICDGKHDDLPESAFYMVGSIEEAVAKAKG; this is translated from the coding sequence ATGAGTGACAATATCGGAAAGGTCGTACAGGTCATGGGGCCTGTGGTGGACGTCGAGTTTGAACCCGGCAAGTTGCCCGCGATTCTGACAGCGCTGTTGATTACCAATACCGTCATTAATGATGAGGCGGACAACCTGGTGGTTGAGGTTGCCCAGCACCTTGGCGACAACGTGGTGCGCACCATTGCCATGGACGTTACCGACGGTCTGGTGAGGGGCATGCCGGTAAAGGACACCGGTGCTCCCATTACCATGCCTGTTGGCGCGGCCTCTCTTGGTCGTGTGCTCAACGTGGTGGGAAAACCCGTGGACGGCCTGGGCCCTGTCAGCCGTGAAAAGACCATGCCGATTCACCGTCCCGCGCCTCTGTTCACTGAGCAGGACACCAGCGTGAACGTTCTGGAAACCGGCATCAAGGTTATTGACCTGCTGGTGCCCTTTCCCAGAGGCGGCAAGATGGGTCTGTTCGGCGGCGCTGGCGTGGGCAAGACCGTTATCATGATGGAAATGGTCAACAACATCGCCATGCAGCACGGCGGTATTTCCGTGTTTGCCGGTGTGGGCGAGCGGACCCGTGAAGGCAACGACCTTTACCATGAAATGAAGGATTCCGGGGTTCTTCCCAAGGCGGCCCTGATTTACGGTCAGATGACCGAGCCCCCCGGGGCCCGTGCCCGTGTGGCCCTTTCCGCGCTGACCTGCGCCGAATATTTCCGTGATGTGGAAGGCCAGGACGTGCTGATCTTCATCGACAACATCTTCCGGTTTACCCAGGCCGGCGCCGAAGTCTCCGCCCTTCTGGGCCGCATTCCCTCGGCGGTGGGTTATCAGCCGACACTGGCGGTGGACCTTGGCGGCCTTCAGGAGCGGATCACCTCAACCGACAAGGGCTCCATTACCGCGGTTCAGTGCGTGTACGTGCCCGCGGACGACCTTACCGACCCGGCCCCTGCCACCACCTTTGCCCATCTGGACGGTACAGTGGTGCTTTCCCGTCAGATCGCCGAGCTGGGCATTTACCCCTCGGTGGACCCGCTGGACTCCACCTCCCGTATTCTGGACGCGGCCTATATCGGTGAGGAGCATTACCGGGTGGCCCGGGAGGTTCAGCAGACCCTTCAGAAATACAAGGAACTCCAGGACATTATCGCCATCCTCGGTATGGATGAGCTTTCCGATGAGGACAAGGTCACGGTTGAGCGGGCCAGAAAGCTTCAGCGCTTCCTGTCTCAGCCCTTCCATGTGGCCGAGGTCTTCACCGGCAAGCCCGGCTCCTATGTCAAGATTGAAGACACGGTTCGAAGCTTCAAGGAGATCTGTGACGGCAAGCATGACGACCTTCCGGAGTCGGCCTTTTACATGGTGGGCAGCATTGAAGAAGCCGTTGCAAAAGCCAAAGGCTAA